DNA from Eucalyptus grandis isolate ANBG69807.140 chromosome 5, ASM1654582v1, whole genome shotgun sequence:
AAGATTCTTATCAATAGTCAGTCACTTTCCATCTTCTGTTCTCTTCATCAACATGCAGCTAGAGAAGACAAGACAAGAATAGCTGTCAACTATTTATTAGACAGACTTACCTTGAGGTAGATATCTATTGCACGATAAAGACCATCATCTAAGGGTCTGGCAAAATCAGGAACAGCAGCAGCAAGAGCCTGGAACTTGGGGAGTTTCAAGTTAATGTCAGGGGCAACCTCTGCGAGATAGCCATCAATAAGCTTTGCGACCATTGTAATAGGAGTCAGTGAAGGTGATCCAATCAACTCGCCATTGTCCTCTGAACATGGAGAGGCCCCACCAATAGCTTGATCCATGACAAGGAAGTGTTCAAGAATCCGCTGGATGCAGTCCACATTATAGAGCGTCTCTGTCGAATGACATAGATTGGGCATTAACAGATCTTCAAGAGTAGCTTCATCAACCTGCATCCCGATCCTTCTCTCCAAATTTGATATGCAAGAGGGGCTTACTTGAAGAATCACACCAGTTCGGAGCAGACCAAACAAGAACTTACTGGATACTAGGCTTTCTGCATAGGAAGTAACCGATCAATATCTTCCACTAAGCTCTTCTGTTCCACTTCGGAAGGTAGGACCACTGGACCAACAGCAGACAGGTTAGAACTAGACTCGGTAACACCCCGACGCCTATTCAGGCCAGGGAGGTACCTTTTGGCATAGAAAGAAAGTGATCCAGCTATTATTTCTGGTTTGACACCACGAGATTCCATTACTGAAATCAACCTTTTGTACAGAGTGAAACTCAAAACTGTCACATCGTCATACCACCAATCTGAACTTAGATTCTTGGGCCTTGCACCGGTGCTTATCCCGTTCCATAAAAGACCGCCACCTGGACTCTGCAAAGGTCCGCCGTGCTCCATGATGGGCCATCCAAATAGATTAGGGTCAGTCGATGCCTTGATGGCCAGTGACTCAACGCAGCGTTTAGTGACGTTGAGTTCGTCCGCATAAGAAATAAGATCATCACAGGTCTGGAGTGCCTTTAGGGAGTCTTTCCAGCTTTTAAGGACTACTTGGTTAAGGAAATTATCAGTCTTCATAATCAAATTACCCTCCCCAAGATCCTCCGTCATTTCAAGATGCTCAGCTGCACATCTGAGGGGCACGACATTCGAGGCAGTAAGTTCAGTTTCATCCCGTAACAGAATTTAGCTATAAGTTCGAATGTCTTGGCACCACCAGGAATATTCGGAAGGACTACGGAACATTTTTCTTCCCCTCTTCAGATGCCTCTGTAATCATTCTTTCCATGACCGCACTTCTAGAGAGCAATGGAAACTGCAAATAAGaggtttaaaaaattattctgaaACATAATCAAGATATAGAAAGAATGTAGTTAAAACATAACGGAAAAGGCCTGTTTGAAGGAGAGTTACATAAATTGCTAAAAAGACATTTAATAGACTTCTGGGATAGTATCTATCAGAAGTCCCATATAATTCCACCATAGTCAACATGAACTAAGTGGAACCGCTGCATTATTTTCTCCACTCATTATGTGATAGAATATGTCAAAATAGCACTGAAGTAGAGccacagaaaaggaagaaaaggaagaaaaggacaaGTTAAATCATTGTGTTGCCAAATCTTTGCAGTGAACTTGAAGCGCAGTTACTTCAATTTCCTTGTTTTCAGGTCAGAACAAGGTAATATCTGCTCCAATAAGTCAGAACCAAATCCCATCATGAAATTTTGAAGAGCGACACTATATCATAAATAGCCACCCTGCACAGAGCCCCTAGTGGTGCCATATTTCAATGGCATGTTAGAAGCTTGCAGTGGTTCTACTAGACAAGATCTCACACCCTCTCATGACCCCCACAAGAATAAAACCTCGTACAAAATTAATAAGACCAACAGTTTTGGCATACAAAATCCTGATCATCATCTCTACATTCAGATGACTGAATCAAAAGATGCTTGTCGAAAAACGAAAAGGAGAGGTATTTGCCTGTGCATCAGTCCAGGTAAAAATTAATGCTGACTTTACAGAAATGTCGAACAAATTTTAGCGTAAAGCTTATCGACTAGTATTTTTTGCTTATATGCTCATTTGATGAGTTTCTTGCACTAAATATGTACTAAATATGCAGTCCATTCATCTAATGAAACACTCATAGATAATCTTCCTGGCAAGGACTGTCACCTTGTGAAGATGAAAGGACATTTCTCCAACCTCAACAACAAGATCGCTTGGAAGGCCAGTTGTGCAGAACCTATGAGCATTCAGAGACAGAGATGCAAGATATATTAGAAAATATCAACTTATATAATCAGATTCAAGTCCTGATACAAAATGCACACAGAACGCGCTAGCCTGaccaaaacattttaaaagaTCCAATTAAGAAAACGAATGTTTTGCATTTCCTGCTACAGAAAGAACTCCGCAtttcttctattcttctttCAACATCATGATAACATGAGTTAAAGTTTTCAAGTTCCTATTCATCTAGAGTAACAAGGGACTTGAGCTTTAGCAACTAATATGGATTTCAAGTTGTCAGACAAATTTCTTAAGCATTAAAGTTCCATTCCTCTCAAGGCTGCAGGTTGTGATCTGCATTGGTGACCtctgaaaaagggaaaagtacaaaaagaatGAACACGGAAGAAACACATGCAACTGCTTGATCTCTGAACTGAGCATCTGATATTGACAAGGCAATCACAAGTTAGATGGCCAAAAACAGATGATATACCAGTCCTGGAGGAGTGGAGAATTCATGCAAATTAATGAGGATGCAAAATCCAGAAGCATCCTGAGTAAAAAGCAGGGTCATATTTCCATTTCAATATGAATAAGCTGTTTTACCGCAGTAGCGACATTAGAGCAGATCTGAGCAGTGTCTGAAGATACCCCAGTCCCAAAGACATGACATTATGCCACACAGACAAACTATCTTATACATACTTTAAACCAAATGTAGGATCGTGGTTGAAGAACTTGCACAATGGGTTGTTTTCTTGGTTCTAGAAGGTAGGGTCATTTGAAAATTGTCATAATGAGAAAGGTCCTTTGGGATGCATTAGATCAGCAGAGGAAGTGCAGCATCTCTAGAAGCAGCAACTAAATAGGCAGTTGGAAGTCACTACAACTAATGCAAGGCATCCCCTGCTACTTTGATGAACAAGAGGGCCAAGCTGAACATCAATCAACTTATGACACTGATGGCTTCAGAATTTTGTTTTCCATAATCATTACAGTAGAAATGACGATTCCAGTAATGTTGAAACAGCTAGATTTAGCTCTAAAGAAGTGTTCACTGGGGTAAAAATTACGTCTCAAGTGAAGTTGAAACAGCTAGCTTTACCTCAATAGATATTAAGTTTTGAAGTAAAAGATGACTAGGTCAAACACAGAAAAAGAGCTGGTCCTGTCACTCAAAAATGAATAGGCTAGATCTCTAGAGTGAAACTCAGGAACACGATACATATAAATAATTTTCCTGATGTGGCTTGGATAAAAATGTACGTCCCAACACCTCCAGTGAAAACCAACTTTCCAAAAATTGCATGTCTTACTCAGTCTAAAAGTTACTTAGGACACACCAACTTAAAGCTAAGATCTGGTTATCCtgtttaacttttcaatttgactaaaCACCTCTGCCACACCTGATTATTGTTAAAGTCAACTGGTTCGAGAAACTTGCTCAGTACACACTCATGAATATCTCGGATATAACCACACTATGATTGTGACATCTGCATCAACAACAATAACTAGAACTCATTCCAGTATCCTGTATGCACTACCTGAATTGATATCTCTACTCTATTATGCCCAGTCCAGCAGAGAACCTTTGCAAGATTAGGAGCTTCTTCTTTCACTATTGTAACCAAGAAACTTGTGCATAGAAGGATTATTGCAACTTACAACCTAAGTTTGAACCTCGTGACGTAAGCAGCAGGCTGCAGATTTTTAAAGTGCAATGTGACGGGGTAATTTCAAATCGAAACACATTACGACAAATCGAATGGCCTGCAAAAGAAGTCCTGAACTTTCCATACGATTTCATGTTCCACTGATTTCCAAAGCATTGAAGGAAAAGTGAAACAATGGGTGCCTAGATCAAATTGAAAACTTACAGGAGTAATGACTGCGAAAATTCAAGCAAAAAATAAGGGTAGGATGAATCAGTCAGACTGAAAAGAAACATACAAttgtagtgtttttttttttttttcttcacaatTGTAGTGTTTTTAAGCTTTACTGAGGTCTACAAACCAAATTTCTCTAATCAATCCAACAGATATCAATGGAAAACAACGCCACATGCAGGATAACAGCATTCCAAATTGTCAACACCCCTCTAAAATACCAGACAGGTATTATAAACCACCGCAAAACCGAAATATCAAATCGAAGAGGCACATACCAAGCCTGCCCCTGGCGTTGGAATGCATCACTTTTGGATCCCAATTTCACACAGGCCATTTCTCCCAAACAAATCCAGATCCCTATACCAATCAGAGTAAATCCAATCTGTGCTGCAGCCCACAAGAATCCGTCTTCAACACCACTGCCAGATAAAAATCACCCAGGATAATCAAAGTCCCCCACCTTCCCAATAAATGCAGCCACTTCAGAGACCTTTTCCGCCCACAAACCAGCTCCAGAAAAGCATAAGCTCACTTAAAGACAAGTGGGATTCTACCAAATTTACGAGCAAATCCAACAAACTCAAAAATGCCCACCAAACAACTCCCAGTCAGAGACCCCTGCAACCCTTCTTCACCAAATGCCCCGAGTCCGTTCCGAACTCAATGCACATTACCTCCGGCGTTGGGACAGCAAATCTAGGTCAACCCCTCTTCCCCCAAGACACATCCCTGCTCCAAGAAGCCCACCGAACCACTCTGAATTCTTGCAAAACCAGCCAAAGCCGcgattttttaaattaccgTCCCAAACCCACCAAGAAGATTCCAAAGCTCGGACTCACGCAGAACAAAAAGGGCCCGGAACCGCTGGTACCCATTAAAGAAAAGACGCTTAACTCAGCGCCCAGCgaccttcttccttctcctcccgCCCCCAGCGATTAAAATAATGAGGCCGCGAGGCCACGACCACTACGCAGGCTAATCATGCACGGCGCCAGAAGAGACACGGGCAGGAAACGCTCGGGAAACTCGAAAAAACGTTGTTGGGTCGCTAAGCAAGCAAGCTCTACCACCCCTGACGGCCTAACACGCATGTGGGGTCGGATGCTTGGAGCACACTCATTGCATTTCGCAGCAGGCAGCGCGAGCTTTGATACGGTAAAGCGAGACCGAAGTGCAGTGGTCCCCCCCCTCCTCGAGAAACGCGCGGCGTATTTATGAAGACTTttcttgcttctccttcttcttcttcttctccttcttcgatttttcttttcggtTTTCTTTATCTTGAGTAACGGGAATCTCTCCGCCTTTTTTACAGGGAGGCCATGTGGGGGGGATGATGCGTTACGGGGGCTCTTGCCTTTGCTCTACTGCATTGAATAGGAGTTGAAGGCTCGTGGTGAGAGggacttgttttttttgttggtgGGGGAGATCTCACGTGGTGGAAAATGATGAGTAAGAACGTATATGGGAAAAAAGTGAGGGtgtcaacgggtcgggtcgggtcgggacGGGATTGGGCTCGGCCTAAATAGATCGCGTCTGCTTTTCATGTGCCCGAGGGCCGGTTTCCGGCTGAAGGTGAATGAGATTGTATATGTTTGTACctcgactttttctttttgttgtgtACATAACTCCTTTTTTGTATTTGAGATTCTTGACACCCCTTATTGTTTATCAGTACTTTTTACCGCTTAGTTGTAAATTTCgtctctttttttggtttttaccGGGAAGTTTCAAGTTcttataaattttcattttgagatattttttagGGTTGTACATTTTTTACTCCTCATTTGGCTTCGACACTCCTTTTATAGTGTATTGACTATGTTacccctcatttttttttgcaaagagTCAAAAGTGGAGtctatttgggatttttattatttcttctttttcttgcacttttctttttcatcttgatGGTTTTGTTGATTAGGGACTTTTGGATTTGACGACGTCACTGTCTCCCACAATGATTCCTGGAGGAGAGTGTCAAGTTTTTTATCCTCTCGGGTGGCTAGTTGTAGATGCATCAAAATTGTCCTCTTCAAATTCAGGCCTTTGCTCATTTTGCCTGGATGCTCGAGCAACTCGATCATTctgtttagatttttgaaaatcatcacaaaaattaaaagatcattGTAGAGAAGCACATCTTGAGGAAGCTCATGCCAACATAGGGATAGTCAAAGGTTTGTGAAGAGCAATTGTAAGGTAGAGAGGAAGCTCATGAAGCTCTGTGGGGGTACACTCAATTGTTAGTGTGCATGGAGGTGttggaggaggaagatggagaagTGCAGGCAATATGtttcaaaagaaggaaatggaagaaaaaagaagaaagaaattcaacAGGACCCCACAAGAGCCCCATTTGACTATATAAGTACTAGGGAAGAGCATAGTTTAGGTGGGTGATTTTCACATTAGAATCAAGAATCACCCACTAAGAACtagtttcaaaaaattgaaaccggGAACTGCTCGTTGGTTTAATGGATTCACCCGAGAATCGGATCATTAGTCCAACCCGATTCTAAGGTGGGTCTATGGAACCGGTCTTTAATTCCTACAAAATCgcattcatcaattaatattAGATTGAACCTAGTTTCTATTTTAGAGCACCAAAACTTGTTCGATTTTATATTTGGGTGGAATTGCAAGccattgattttaattaaagattgaaaattatGGAATGAAACGAATAGACAATACTCATTAGctagaaacttaatttctttGAAGTTATGGTGTGGTCTTCTTAGGATTTCCCAACACTGGAAACATGTGGAGAATTAGACTCTACGCTAAAAGTCCAAACTTCTACAtaagttaaaacattaatcacttgatcctcttttttttttttccaatattaacctaatttaatcatgggaATGGCTAATGATAGATTTAATTatgttaaaacattaaaatgagccttttttttttcaatattaactCTAATTTAATCATGTAATCATGATAGATTTAAAGCACAACAACATTTATGGACATCTCCAATTGgtcttttccttcttattcctttgtttattttgttttggttgagaaagtaagtaaatgaattattagaatgaaaaaaagagagagtaaggaGTTAATCTCATTATACACCCAATaaacaaaattagtcaataatatctaataactacaaatatacatgtatatacatataaaaaattatttatttatatattttttaatatattatatatagatagatGGGTGGGTGGTTTTATGCCTAGAATCGGAATCGGACTGGCTTTCATGGAGAATGCCGATTCCGATTTGGTCCGGTCCGATTCCGGATGGTCTAGGTGGTTTCTAGTTTTTTTGCACATCTCTAATGGGTacaacattaaaaagaaaaaaagcaaaggatAATATGGTcagtacaaaaaagaaatatttgagCCAATGAGGAGTGGAAAATGCACGATCCATTCTCTTATCATATGGTTAAGTTTGTGCATGTTCAAGTCTTCAGGCTTCTCAATCTTGAACTCTGAagttaaaaaggagaaaaaacaaaatcaatttagggCCCAAAATGCACAGACCAATCTAGGATCCGAATCGAAGTTGGGCGAACCGACGCAAGCCGGACCGGGCTTCCAATCCTTGGTCTATCTTTGAGTTACCCTAATTTGCATGGAAGGTACTAGCCATTCAAGCATGATTTTGTGATCAAACTTTGGGGCATGTTTCGAGGGCCAATTTAACCTATCTTTAATTGGGCTTTGGGTTCACGATCACTCGGCCCAATGGTCATTGCCGGGGTGGGGTTGGTGCTTTAGGCGGGTGCGATCTGggatcaaaatcaaacaaagaaatagcAAAGTGGcaacagagaaaagaagaagaagaagaagaataactAAAATCttataattatgaaaaaaaaattatgtatacTAAAATATCGAAAATTGAATTACAGGTATGTTTGTTTGAGTGAAAGAATCATATGCTACGTATAGAGATATAATACATGTCTCAATGATAACTTTTCTCGCTAATAGCCTTCGTTAGACCTCAAGGATGGTTGGAAAAAAAGCTGGAAAggaaagtttaaaaataaaaataaaataagaaagaatatATAGCAATCAAAATGAATTCCACTGACATTctataaaattaaatcaaactgaaaaaaaaaagctattggAGAGTTATGTAATTGCTTTAATAGagaaaatatatttggaattgaaaaaatatttctaaatgccaattaaaattttaatttgacttAGTGGAAttaacaagagaaagaaaagcaaagtcaAATAATTGACTTAGTAATTAAgtaaattgttaaatttttctAAGGGTGGAATTTAATTGCCTAGATTGGTTAGTTCTATTTAGGCGGTCCGATCTAGTGATGGTTATTTTTGTGGTGGAAGtacaaaaatcttttcttgTAATAAGGAGAGGGTCATTGGAGGAATATCCATTCCTTGGTGAGACACTAGAggtaacattttaaaaaatactttgctataaaaatatttattagtgAGACAGTACCATGAGATGTAAACATATAATATGATTCAAAGTGGTATATTACCTCCAAGAATTATATCATTGCATTTTATCTTGGGCATGAGGTTCCACTGCACACTGAATGTAATTACTTATATGAACTATCTTGAAACTTCTGTGGTgttctctttattttacttGACAAAATCTCCATCTTCATGGGCTTTAGTTTAGCATGAACATAAGAAGATCAGCGAAGagcttcttcaatttttatttatttatttggataTTTGATCCTTCGTATTACAATTAATTCAAAAGAATATGCGACATGGTAAAAGTAACAGGGCCATCAAGTGTAACAGCTACTAACCTTTTCCCAGCTCACTCAAATGCTAATGCCACTCATTCACAGAACAACAAAAGCCTCCCACATGCACAAAACTAGCAAGTGAGAACCCAAGCTTCACAAGTTCGGCTATGACAGCAAAACTTTGGACTCAACACTAAGGCTCAGTCTCACAGTGGTAGCAATACTTCTCTGTAAAGATACTGTTCAATGAGGGCATAGAGTGATTGCCAAGTTGAAAGGATCTAAATGAGGAACTGCTCCCGGTAGGCTTCCAAAAAGGATAAGGGAATATGAATTAACCGAATTGCGCATTGAATAAGGAGAGAGCGTTATTGACTTATAAATGTGAAACTGGATGTAACTAACAAAAGGCACCTTTGGATGTGACAGCAACATTTAGAGTCGGAACTCCAATTTTAATCCAGTGATGTTGCATCTAGAGTTTTCTTTTGCTAGAGAAATgttagaaaacataaaaaataataagaattgttgaaaatttattacaaaggatggaaataaaatcaattatttgaggCGTGCAAGcattattcttaaaaataattctaGCCTTCGGAATATGAAACTCGATACGATGTGATAGACTTTAGTGACTATCCTCCTAAgatacaaaaaatatttttctatactCCGTACTAGAACATAAATAACATTATGGGTATAACCtagtaaagataaaaaaaaaagaagaagatatgtAACGAGAAACAAGAATATTCTTGTTTTGATATATCGATATCACTTTCCAAAATACGAAGTAATAATCGGTAggttaaaaaagagaaagcCGTTTTCCATAATCAATTGGTAATTACAATGATGACCGTTATAAAATAATGGAGgtttatgaagaaataaatcaaacGTTAAGCCGTTATAAAACTACAATAAAGCTGTTAGAAAGCCGTTAATATGATCATTGCAAAACCATTACAAAATACTGCTTTCATGGTTGTCATAACTCATAACTACTATCAAAACCGttactattaaaaatttcaaaactgcTGAAATATCCAACATTTTTAACATTAACCCAGTAATTCTCATCATGCATCCTTTAATTCCTAGCAGCGCACAACCTATAAATAGTAGCGTGCCAAGAGATATTGAAGAGCAATGCAGAGAAAGATCTTTCGGCAGCATATTTAAACCACTGAAATTCAGCAGTCCAAGCAGCTGGGGCCTTGAAACTCCAGAACTCTCGTCCATACCAGTGCAGAAAAGTAGCACTCATGA
Protein-coding regions in this window:
- the LOC104444884 gene encoding LOW QUALITY PROTEIN: BTB/POZ domain-containing protein At1g30440 (The sequence of the model RefSeq protein was modified relative to this genomic sequence to represent the inferred CDS: inserted 3 bases in 3 codons); this encodes MACVKLGSKSDAFQRQGQAWFCTTGLPSDLVVEVGEMSFHLHKFPLLSRSAVMERMITEASEEGXEKCSVVLPNIPGGAKTFELIAKFCYGMKXELTASNVVPLRCAAEHLEMTEDLGEGNLIMKTDNFLNQVVLKSWKDSLKALQTCDDLISYADELNVTKRCVESLAIKASTDPNLFGWPIMEHGGPLQSPGGGLLWNGISTGARPKNLSSDWWYDDVTVLSFTLYKRLISVMESRGVKPEIIAGSLSFYAKRYLPGLNRRRGVTESSSNLSAVGPVVLPSEVEQKSLVEDIDRLLPMQKXLVSSKFLFGLLRTGVILQVSPSCISNLERRIGMQVDEATLEDLLMPNLCHSTETLYNVDCIQRILEHFLVMDQAIGGASPCSEDNGELIGSPSLTPITMVAKLIDGYLAEVAPDINLKLPKFQALAAAVPDFARPLDDGLYRAIDIYLKSHPWLAESDKEELCRLMDCQKLSLEACTHAAQNERLPLRIVVQVLFFEQLQLRTSIAGCFLVSENLEGSRQLRSGFGGQTEGGWDTAVKENQVLKIGMDSMRMRVFELEKECSEMRREIEKLGQAKSSSAWTKKFGFSIKSQMCSAEEKSVSQNNRTSTGKIEKLKERRGKHKKNLSLEG